The DNA sequence CGCGTCAGCAGCGATATCAAAAAAGAAGCGGACAGCTTGCCGTTAGAAAAAATAGACCAAACGATCAAGCAAATAGACGGCATAAAAAACGTCAAATTTAATAAGCTAATCGGCTCGGCGACGATCGAATACGACCACGAAATTTTTCCGAAAAAGATGTGGGACGATCTGCTAAAAGGCCAAAATTTGCACGAAATTTCAGCTCTCATCAATAACCTAGCTCAAAAAGCTACCGGCGGCGCAAGATGAACGAAGAGCTAAAGCAAGCCGCAAATGCGGTGTTTTTACTGGAGTCGCAGGGAGTAAAATTTTACGAAAACGTCTGCAAAAAAGATGAAATTTTTGATCAAATTTTAGCGGTTAGACGAAGCGGACTGGAGCTTTTAAAGTCCTACGCAGACCCCGCCGACCCGCAAGTTTTTTGCGCTTTAGCGTGCGAGGATCTTGACGCTTGCTTTATAAAAGCCCTAAACTACGAGCTTGAGCTAAACGCGTTTTATGAAAATTTGACCGACAGCCTGAGCGATGAAAACTTTAAAGACGTCTGCTTTAGGCTCTGGGCTACGTCAAATAACGAATACATCCCGGCTCTCAAAGCAAAACTGGCTCAAATTTTAGCCGCGCAGTTTCAAGGTGCGGGTAACGCAAGCCAAGAGGAGCAGGCGCAAACGTCTCAAAATCCGAGCGAAAATATCTTAAACGCTTTTGATTCGGATAGCTTTAAGCAAATCAGCCAAACGCTAGAGCGTATAAGCTCGGGGCAAGGCAGCAAAGAGGACGCTATCGCGCTTTTAAATAATCCGAATTTTTCGTTTTTCGGCGGTTTGGCGCTTGGCGGACTAGCTAGCATTATGCTCAGTAAAAATTTAGATAAAAATAAAGATAGAGAATAAAATTCAACACAAAGGATAAAAAATGGCACTACCGTTTATTGCAGGAGCAATCTTAGGAGGTTTAGCCGTCGCGGCTTTTAACAACAAAGACAAAATCAAATCAGCCCTTGAAACCGGGCTTGATAAAGGCAAAGAGTTTGCCGAAAACGCAAAGGAATTTGCTGAGAAAAAAGTAAGCGAAGCAAAAGAGTATGCGGAGAAAAAATTTGCTAAAAAAAGCGAAGAAAAAACCGAAACTAAAAAACGCAAAAGACGTACTAGCGCCGAAGTAGCCGCAGAAAAAGCGCAAAAAGAGGCAGCCAAAGAAGCCGAAAAAACAAAAGCCAAGAAAAAAAGAGCTCCGAGAGCTAAAAAAGTTCCGGCAAAAGCGGCTCCAGAGACTAAAATTTTAGCCGACGACATCGCAAACGCGCTTGAGCCGAATTTAGAAAAATAATAAAGGTATAGAATGAATTTAACATCAACAACCAGACTCCCCGTCGATCATATGATAAGCGGCGCACTAATCGGCGCGATAGCAGCCGGCGGCGTAGGCATACTAAACTACAAAAAAGGTAGCGCAAGCAAGGCCGAAGTAGTCGCAAAAACGACCAAAACCGCGATCCAAGGCGGTATCGTCACGGCATGCGCCATTAGCGCGTCAAACAAACTAGTCTCTGCACGCTATTTTGCCGCAGCTGTCACCGTAGCCGTAGGTATCGCAGGCGTGATCGCGACGGAGAATTTAATCAAAAAATTAGAGGAAAGCAAATGAAAAACCCATACATCAATCAAACTCAAACAGTAAATCAGCTAAACGACGACGGCAGCACGACGACTACGACTACAACGGTAAAGACTACCGGCGCTCCAAGCGCGTTTGACCGCGGCATAAACGACGCGCTAAAAGACTTTGTCCCGGCAAATTTTAACGCGGCAGGCTTTATAAAAGGTGCGCTCATAGGCGGCGTCGTTGCATACGTACTAACAAACGAAAACGCGCAAAAAGCGCTATTTTCAGCTATCGCGAAGGGATCAAATTTGCTTCAAGCAGGATTTGAAGAACTAAAAGAGCGATTTGAAGATGTAAAGGCCGAAATTGACTCCCAAAAATAACGTTCACATCGCGCACCTGACTAAAAACCGCGTGCGCTTCGTCTGCGAACGCATCGGCGAGGACTGCGACGAGAGCCGCTTGGAGGCTCAAATTTCGGAGTTTAGGTACGCAAAAAGCGTCAGGGTAAACAAAAAAGCAAAAAGTATCATCGTCGGCTTTGAGTCAAATTTAAACGAAATCAAAGAGTTCATCGAAAATTTGCCGATCGCAAATTTTAACAAGCGCAAAAATAGCCCGAGCAAGGCTGAAATTTACAAGGCGGCAACGGCTCTAGCCATCACGCCTCTTATAAGTAGCAACGGCGTAAAGGCTATGGCTAGCCTGATAGCCGCCGCTCCCCTATTAAAAGAAGGCGCAAGCGAAGCCGTAAACGAGGGCATAACCTCAAAAGTACTCGAAGCCACCGCAGTAGGCGTGAGCCTGGCTAGGCGCGACTTTTTAGCGGCAAATAGCACAAATCTCATGCTAACTATCGGCGAATACATGGAAGAAAGCGCCGTACACCGCAGCGACGACCTCATCAAAGAGCTAGCCCGCCCGAATATCGAAGAGGTCTGGATCGAGATAAATGATCACAGTAAAAAATCTCTCAAAAAAATCCCGACCGTAGACGTTAAAATAGGCGACATCGTAGTCGTTGGTACAGGCGAGAGCATCGGCATCGACGGCTATATCGTGGAAGGCACCGCAAGCGTAAATCAAGTCTCGATGACGGGCGAAGCAGAACCCGTCAAAAAAGAGCGCGGCGACCGCGTGATGAGCGGAACCGTCGTCGAGGACGGACGCATAAAAATCTGGGCCGAGAGCATAGCGGCAGAGAGCGCGACTGCTAGGATAAAATCCTACATCCAAAGCTCACTAAACGAAAAATCGGCCGTCGGACTAAAGGCCACGAAGCTAGCCGACAAGCTAGTGCCCGTGACGCTAAGCCTAGCCGGCGTTTCGTATCTGCTTAGCCGAGATATGACTCGCGTAGCTAGCGTCTTGCAGGCGGACTACTCCTGCGCGCTAAAGCTAGCCACTCCAGTCGCCTTTAAATCAAGCATCTCAAAAGCCGGCCGCAACGGCGTACTGATAAAAGGCGCCAAAGCTATCGAAGCCCTAGCGAGCGCCGATACTTTCGTCTTTGATAAAACAGGCACGCTAACGCACGGCAGCCTAAGCGTCGTGAAAGTTCACTCGTTTAAAAAAGAATTTACCGAAGCGCAGCTGTTAAATTTGACCGCAAGCGCAGAGGAGCACTACTTCCACCCCGTAGCCGAGGCCATCGTAAAGGCCGCGCGCGAGATAGGCTTTCACCACATTCACCACGACGAGGTCGAGTTTATCGTCGCTCACGGCGTGAAAACATACGTAGGCGGCAAAGAGGTCGTAATCGGATCGCGGCATTTTTTAGAGGACGACGAGCAAATTTCATTTAGCAAGCACGAAGAAATCATAAAAAGCGAAGTAGATAGCGGACTCACGCTACTTTACGTAGGCTACGACAAAGAGCTCTTAGGCGTCATCGCCATGCGCGACACCATGCGAGAAAACGCCGCGCAGACGCTAGCAAAACTACGAAAACTAGGCGTAAAAGAGCTCATTATGCTAACGGGAGACGTGCAGTCTAAAGCCGATCAGGTAGCAAGCGAGCTAGGCATCGACAGAGTCTACGCAAACTGCCTACCTACCGATAAAGCAGGCATCATCGAGCAGCTAAAAGCCGAGGGCAAAAAAGTAGCCTTCGTCGGAGACGGTATCAACGACGCGCCAAGCCTTACCAAGGCGCACGTAGGCATCAGTATGCAAAAGGGCGCCGACATAGCAAAAGCCACCGCCGACATAAGCCTACTAAAAGACGACATCGGCTCGGTCGCCGTCGCAAAAGACGTCGCAAATAAAACTATGAGGCTGATAAATACGAATTTTAACGCTACCGTTGGCATAAACTCCCTCATCCTGGCGGGCGCGACGTTTGGCCTTTTTAACCCTATCGCCACGGCCGTTTTACACAACGGCACGACGATCGGACTGCTGGCAAATTCGATGAAAGGCGTCAAGATAGGCGCGAAGTAAATTTGAAGGAATGACGGTTGATAGATAAAATTTTAAAATTTATGAACGACGAGATGTCGCTAGCCAACGACTTTTTATACGGCTATTTTTTGGTTATCGTGCTCGTTCTTACCGGTATTTATTTTAGCTATATCACGAGATTCGTGCAGTTTAGGATGTTTTTCGAGGCTTGCAAGGTTTTAGTCGAGAAAAAGGATAAATACAACAAGCACCACCTCACGCCTTTTCAAGCGCTTATGATTTCCACCGCCTCGCGCGTGGGTATCGGAAATATCGCCGGCATCTCCGCCGCTATCGTAGCAGGCGGACCGGGCGCGCTATTTTGGATGTGTTTGATGGCTTTTTTGGGCGCGGCTTCGGCATTTGCCGAGAGTACGCTAGCTCAAATTTACAAGACCAAAGACGTATTGGGCTTTAAGGGCGGACCGGCATACTACATAAAAAACGGCCTAGGCATTAAATGGCTAGCTACGCTTTTTGCCGTTATCCTCATCATCACGTACGCGTACGGATTTAACGGCCTACAAAGCTACACCATGACCTCCGCTTTTCAAATTTACTACGACCAAAGCGCTGGTGCTACGAGCTTTAGCGATAGCGGCTTGCCCGTGGGTATCGGTATCATCCTAACGGCATTTGCGGCGGTGATGTTTTTTAGCAAGAGCCACGTCATCGGCAAGGTTAGCTCCTACATCGTGCCTTTTATGGCGCTTGCTTATATCCTGCTAGCCTTTATCGCGATCTGCTTAAATTTAGACAAGCTTCCGGCCGTCTTTGATATGATCATGAAAAGCGCCTTTGATTTTAAGGCGATATTCGGTGGATTTGCGGGCAGCGTGATCGTCTACGGTATCAAGCGCGGACTGTTTTCAAACGAAGCCGGCATGGGTTCTGCGCCAAACGCGGCCGCCGCGGCTCACACTAGCCACCCCGTAAAGCAAGGACTCGTGCAGGCGATGGCGGTTTTTATAGATATGACGATCTGCGTGGCTTCCGGCATGATAGTGCTTTTCTCGCAGGCCTATATCACAAAGCAAACCGGTGCTAGCGGCGAAGTTTTAAGCGCGCTTCCTTTGGTGCAGGCTGCGATGCGCGAGTACTACGGCGAGATCGGCCTTCACTTTACGACGCTTGCGGTGGTGCTTTTTGCCATCACGTCGCTGATCG is a window from the Campylobacter massiliensis genome containing:
- a CDS encoding HMA2 domain-containing protein, which gives rise to MSAAPHIPSELVLRIASYFTPIHHVAGRLRVRVSSDIKKEADSLPLEKIDQTIKQIDGIKNVKFNKLIGSATIEYDHEIFPKKMWDDLLKGQNLHEISALINNLAQKATGGAR
- a CDS encoding aminotransferase, which produces MNEELKQAANAVFLLESQGVKFYENVCKKDEIFDQILAVRRSGLELLKSYADPADPQVFCALACEDLDACFIKALNYELELNAFYENLTDSLSDENFKDVCFRLWATSNNEYIPALKAKLAQILAAQFQGAGNASQEEQAQTSQNPSENILNAFDSDSFKQISQTLERISSGQGSKEDAIALLNNPNFSFFGGLALGGLASIMLSKNLDKNKDRE
- a CDS encoding Cys/Met metabolism pyridoxal-phosphate-dependent enzyme; translation: MNLTSTTRLPVDHMISGALIGAIAAGGVGILNYKKGSASKAEVVAKTTKTAIQGGIVTACAISASNKLVSARYFAAAVTVAVGIAGVIATENLIKKLEESK
- a CDS encoding heavy metal translocating P-type ATPase; protein product: MTPKNNVHIAHLTKNRVRFVCERIGEDCDESRLEAQISEFRYAKSVRVNKKAKSIIVGFESNLNEIKEFIENLPIANFNKRKNSPSKAEIYKAATALAITPLISSNGVKAMASLIAAAPLLKEGASEAVNEGITSKVLEATAVGVSLARRDFLAANSTNLMLTIGEYMEESAVHRSDDLIKELARPNIEEVWIEINDHSKKSLKKIPTVDVKIGDIVVVGTGESIGIDGYIVEGTASVNQVSMTGEAEPVKKERGDRVMSGTVVEDGRIKIWAESIAAESATARIKSYIQSSLNEKSAVGLKATKLADKLVPVTLSLAGVSYLLSRDMTRVASVLQADYSCALKLATPVAFKSSISKAGRNGVLIKGAKAIEALASADTFVFDKTGTLTHGSLSVVKVHSFKKEFTEAQLLNLTASAEEHYFHPVAEAIVKAAREIGFHHIHHDEVEFIVAHGVKTYVGGKEVVIGSRHFLEDDEQISFSKHEEIIKSEVDSGLTLLYVGYDKELLGVIAMRDTMRENAAQTLAKLRKLGVKELIMLTGDVQSKADQVASELGIDRVYANCLPTDKAGIIEQLKAEGKKVAFVGDGINDAPSLTKAHVGISMQKGADIAKATADISLLKDDIGSVAVAKDVANKTMRLINTNFNATVGINSLILAGATFGLFNPIATAVLHNGTTIGLLANSMKGVKIGAK
- a CDS encoding alanine/glycine:cation symporter family protein, with amino-acid sequence MNDEMSLANDFLYGYFLVIVLVLTGIYFSYITRFVQFRMFFEACKVLVEKKDKYNKHHLTPFQALMISTASRVGIGNIAGISAAIVAGGPGALFWMCLMAFLGAASAFAESTLAQIYKTKDVLGFKGGPAYYIKNGLGIKWLATLFAVILIITYAYGFNGLQSYTMTSAFQIYYDQSAGATSFSDSGLPVGIGIILTAFAAVMFFSKSHVIGKVSSYIVPFMALAYILLAFIAICLNLDKLPAVFDMIMKSAFDFKAIFGGFAGSVIVYGIKRGLFSNEAGMGSAPNAAAAAHTSHPVKQGLVQAMAVFIDMTICVASGMIVLFSQAYITKQTGASGEVLSALPLVQAAMREYYGEIGLHFTTLAVVLFAITSLIGNYYYAQANIKYLTKNHKIALAFKLTAVAMIFVGAQMNLTIAWNIADITMAAMATINIAAIFMLSKVMIKALKDYESQRKAGLNPEFDPESIGIANTTCWRKK